CCAAGCCGGACGTTTCGCGTTGTAAATTGCCAAGAATCTCGAGAAGGGGTTGCCGAGTACCTATAAAAAAGTCCTCGGCCTGGTTACTCTATCGCAGTCGTGTTCACTTCCGGCGGACACTCAATCTCGAGGACCAGAAACGAGCAGCACGATCTTTTCGAATCGCGTTGGTCGCTTTAAACGCGATTCCCACTGACGACATGTAAGTGGCTTATTGTGCGCGCGTGAGACGTGCTATTAGTTACACACAGTGGCTACGAAACATATTTCCATCGATACTTATTTTCCAACGAAGCGTTTTCTAACAAGTCGCGCGCTTCGTTTTCACAGTATCGACTTTTTGCAGATATACGAGAATACCgttaaatgataggaaatttGATACACTTGGAGCTAATTGATCGGGATATAAACGgtgaaaaaatgaaagaaaataaatgtaGAAATTTTTAAGCAAGTCGGTTTTGCCACACTGTGACACGTTGCTCGAGACGCGTAAATTAAGCAAGAGTATTTTATcgttaaaagaaaatttatcgaCAGAAATTATGATTTCTAAATTCAACCGGACGTTGGACTTTACCGTTATATTATGACGTTCTTTTTCTAAACATAGGCtctcttttatctttaataCGCAATATGTGAATTAACAGAATTTTCTGAATTCAACCGtaattacaaatacaaatgGTATAATAAATACAGTGATATACGTGTACAGTGGCTGATGAAATTAATTGGGAACTCATCACAGAActtttctatattattttctatattatgcGAAACTTCGTTAATACTTTAACGCGACACGACTGTCGCGATCGTCACAGTAAAATATCGTACCGATACGAAAGCGCATATGAAAATTACAAGACATTTATTATACAACGTTTATTTATACATCACGCGAGGAATTTATTCCTACAACGCGAATAATATTCTTAACGGGATCTTTCTGTTTAAAATAGTCTCACCGCGAATTGTGGCTTATCAACATACCGAACAGTTGACTGTTCAAATACTTCGATACTTTAAATGTCATCAATACAATCATAATCGTGTCTCGTTATAGCGataatgaaattccaaaatgtttcgtataatatgTACACAAAAACGTTTCCAAAAGTGTCTAAATACTTTCACGAACCGCTGCGCAGTTTGTAGTCGCTGTACGTTTGAATTGttatgaaatataaaagaatagaGCTGGTCAGTACGGTGTAATTGCAATGGCAGATTATCAGCAGAAGTTGTACATATAaatttgcaaaataacgttTGCAACTTGCCACTCGAGATATTTACATTTCGGAGTCTTTGCAGATCGATGATGCAGATTGGTCTGTACGCGCGCGCACGTGGCTCTAACTACGGCTAGATCGATCATcgcatttatttaatttttcatttatgacTTTAATTTATCACCTCGCTATATCTCTCCCGCCAAGAGTACCTACGTACATTTTCGTATTGATCGATGCATTCATCTCTGTACATGTAATTACCGCGATCGCTAATTTAGTTACGCGACAACCTTTTTATCCCTTCTGTTTCGTTTCATAGGCATCGTAAAATTCGACTCGAGTTTCTCGTTTTCTCTGTAATATTGCTACTATGCCTGATCCTGAATTCTGGAGCCGAAGCGCAGCTAAACTTTTCGACCGGTTGGGGAAAAAGAAGCCAGAGACTCGAATGGAACGCCGTTAGACCCGAGTGCCCTTCGCAGGCTAGACCTTCGTTCGAACAGCTGCTAAACGTTTACCATTTGATACAGGTACGCCTTGCGTCGGTTTTTCTTTCGCAACAAAACCGAGAAAGACGGGGATCGTCGCTGTTACAATTCGAATTGCAAAATTTACGGTATAAAAATTATGTATCTTTGGTCGGTCGTTGTAAATAGACGCAGGATGTTTATGCATTCTTGAGAAATTTAAGATTCCTGAAATCTACTTGCATCACGGGATGTATACAACCCGAAAAAAAAGATACAAGCTATTGAAAGTAGAGCATCCATCGTGACATCTAATGGACGAAGCGAATTTCCATTTAGATTGCATTTCCTCAATTACCTTCgtataaatatgaatttgcataaatattttcGATGTAATTATAAACGACCAAAGTTTGTTTAGTTATCGATAAGTATCATCGATGACGGAAATTGCTTTTTATTAACATTTATAAAAACTTTATGAAAACTCTCCTCTTGAATTCCTGGTATCTCTCGTACAATGATCTACCAACTAGTGGTTATCCATAATCaaaaataataatgaataatctTTTTATTTCCTTCTTCTATAATTCCTGAAAACATACAGGTGTTTCTGCCAAAGTTAATACCGATTTTTATCTACAAAAGAGCATAATTCTATCCATTTATTTCCTTCGACTGATTACACCGTTGTATcgtttaaattatatttgatatgTATATAGAACACATACGTAGATATTATAGAAAGATAGTTCTACTGTTCGACAAAGACGATCTTCCTGTCAACGTTTTCCTTCCTAAGAATATCAAAGTGTAGCTGCCACTTTTGCCTTctggaaaaggaagaaaaggaaggCGGAAGAAGCATCGCCAACCAAAAGCGTTTCTTTCTTACGTTTCGTTTGCAGATGGAGGCGCGAAAAATGTTGGAGTGTCGGAAGCCGAACGAGTGAATTCGGCAGCGGATCCGATCTGACGTTAGAGGAAACACCATAGGCTAAACATTGGACCGTTCGAGGGAGCCGTTCGAACCGTATACCTTCAACGATTTGCAACTTGTTTGGAAGCACTGGACTCTGAGACGAAGTATCCGGATCTATCGAACAAAGCTTGCTTCGATACGGTTTTCGTGCGAACGAGCCCGCTCGAACGTGCCTTGTAAAATCACCGATACGAACGATAATACAAACAATGAGTAGTAAAggagaaatataattttctttcgcgTCTTCCACGTTGTCCTTCCTTTGTTCGTTTTGTTCCTTCATACGTCGACAGCTGTTCGATCGCTTTTTTACGTGGCATAAATTCGACCGGTTATGTCCTATCGACCAATCGACAGTCTTTAATTTTCTATGATCGCACCCTTTAACGATCTTTGCCGAAACTACATAAATCTCGCGCCGTAGACGATTTGCACGTTCGTCCAtccaacgtgtaacgatataccgGTAGCGAGATAGTTTctgtcatttttctttttatttagacGCGATTAGAATTTATATACGAATATGGACGATATTATATAATGTGGACGAATATCTGTGTGATCGGCATTCTGTCTGTGATTGGAATTAGTGCACATTCTGTTTCCGATGAAGGTAAGTGAGAGTCGAACACTTGAACACGAAAATTTGCCAACGAGCATTGTCGTCTTTGTTCACCTAGATTCATATCCATGAACTTCTGGTTTTTAAATAATTAGATTAAACGTTGCACTTCTGGCAATCTCtggtattttatacattttctgCTATGAATTGTCTCTTTTTTTACTTACTGTTAACAGAGCGGTTTCgtgaaaaatattcatttaacaAATTTTCACGCAGAGAAGTCAATGCAACGTTCGATTCGCTACGAGAGTAAATTATTTTCGGAATTTTCATTATCCCTATTTGTTGTGCACTTGACACCGCCAAAACTTTGttcataatttttcttttctttttttttttttttttgatgcgTGAAAAATTATCGCGTTAACGCAAACACCTTATAGAACTGTCACCATAGCAGATTTCATTGAAATCATCACCGTCCATATCTTATTTGCCACCCACATCTCTTTGAGACAATTTGCATCTTCATATAGAGATTAATTCATTGTACATTGTTAATCAAATTTCAATTACAATTACGATCTACTACTTCCTTATTTTGTTACGCTACAATTTTAAGAAACGAACACGTAAGTAAAATAATATTCCACGTGCGATGACGGAGAAGAAAAACtctatttttatagtaaaattgTTCTAGGCTACTTTTTGTTGCAAGCATCTGAAGTTTTATCGACCGTATGCTTAGTATCTAGATATATTTgtacaaagaaagaaagagtgaTGCTTCTGACGCACCCTGTGCCAGAATAATTCAGCACGCTGCTAGCAAGTATCGTTTCGATTTCACAGTTTTGCCATGGTCCTTGGGAAAAGCCCTGCACGCGAAGAAACTCCCGTATGCGTATCATGCATCGTATAACTGCGAAAATGTAGGCCATTTCCCGGACGTCCACAACTGCAAGCGATTTTATCAGTGTAACATCTTCTTCGGACTACCTTTTGTTCAAAATGTTTATGAGTGCGAGAATAATCTGGTATTCTCGATCAACACAGAAACCTGTGTAACACCCGAACAGAGTGGTAGATCGGAATGCAGGGAAAGAGATGCACCACCTGCAAAAAGGAAACCACAGCCGTCGGCTTCGCTTCAGGAACCACCAAAGAAAACTAAAGCACCACCTACGAAAGCAAAATTAAAACCAACACCAACGCCAAAACCACAATCACAAACATCTAGAAAACCGCTAAAGAAGACTGCTATACCGCCGCTCCCACAACCGTCTCCGTCATCTTCACCACCATCTCCAAAACCGCAACCAGAACCACAACCGCTGGATTCATTAATTTCCCAACCACCGCAGGATCCTCTAACTCCGGCTGAATTGCAACCGAAAGACGAGTCAAAACCGGGACCGAAACCAGAAACATCGTTGCTCAGTGTCACTGAACCGCTCGCACAATGGCATCAAGGTATAGTAATCTTCACGATATATGTATCGAGGTGGATGcacatatttctattttatcatCCTTATGTATCATGCAGTGATTGTAACAAccatttatatcgttataaaaagaagCTCTCTGTCTGTCGACGCGTTAGAAATAATTAAATCCAGTTGATTATGCAGATGTGATTCTATTATGTTTGAGATTAAGATTTTGGTCAAATTGCAGAAAGGCGGGTCTTTCTCATCGCCGACTGATGGAAATTTTTCTAATTCTTTCGTTGATACGTATAAACAATGGTAGAGATAAAGATTTAGCGGTCGGATCTCGATAGcttaaaaaaaaatacaaagatTCTTATCGTTTATAGATTATTACTATGACGATTCATCTCGGTGTAATTCAAATTTTCACAGCTCCAAAACCCAACTCTGCAATTTTGAAACCCAACGGCACAGCTCTGGAGCCCAATGCCACAACTGTGAAACTCACTGCCAAACCTTTAGAATCCATCACCATAACTTTGGAACCCAAAGGCCTAACACCGGAACCTATCGCCAAAACTTTGAAACCTACCACTACAATTTTAAAACCCAACATCACAGAAGACACGCCTAaaaaaattttgcaaattaacAAATCTATGGTCGGAATCTCGAATCCAAACATCACAAAAAACATACCGGAACAAACTCCTGAAATCGAGAAACCTGTCATTCCTGATATAAAACCCAACGTGACAAAAGGGCTATTTGGACAAATTTCTAAAACTGTGGAAACCGTCGACGTAACTTCGCAACCCAACATCACAGAAAGCATATCTGAACAAGTTCCTGAAACCGAGAGAGCCGTCGTCGGAACTTCCAAACCCAACATCACAGAGGATATAACTGAACAAAACCCTGAACCCGATAAACCTATCGTCGCAGTTGTGAAACCGAATATCACGAAAGAGATAGTTGAAAATATTCCTGAAATTGAGAGATTTACCGTCAGAACTACGACACCCAACATCACAGAAGACATACGTCCACAAATTCCTAAAATCGATAAACCTATCATCGCAACTTCGACACCTACAATCATAGAGATCATATCTGAACAAATTCCTGAAAGCGAGAAACCCGTCATTTCAGATATGAAACCCAAAATCGTAAAAGGGCTATTTGGACAAAGTCCTGAAACTGTGCAATCTGCCGTCAGAACTTCGACACCTGCCATTACAGACGATCTACTTAACGTAATTACTGAAATTGAAGAATATGCCATCGAAACTTCGAAATTGAACGATACAGAGGACGTATCTGAAGAAATTCCAGAAATTGGACAATTTGTCGACAGATCTTCGGAGTCCAACATCACAGAGGAAATATCTGAAACAATTCCTAAAATTGAGGAAGCTATCGATGGAACTTTAGCACCTAAAATTACAAAGGCCATAACTGACCAAATTCCAGAATCTAAAAAAGCCGACGACGAAACTTCGATTATCAACATCACCGAGGGAATATCTGAAAAACTTCCTGAAACTGAGGAAGCCATCGACGGAAATTCGCAACCTAATATCACAGAGGGCATATCTGAACATATGCCTCAATTTAAGAAAGCCGCCGACAGAACTTCAAACCCCAACATCACACAGGAAGTATCTCAAAAAATTCCTGAAATTGAGAAAGCTGTCGATAGAACATCGCAATCCAACATCACAGAAGAGCTATTTGGGGAAACTGCTGAAACTGAGAAACCTGTAGTCGGAACTTCGAACC
This sequence is a window from Bombus affinis isolate iyBomAffi1 chromosome 14, iyBomAffi1.2, whole genome shotgun sequence. Protein-coding genes within it:
- the LOC126924598 gene encoding uncharacterized protein LOC126924598; this translates as MSFIDFNRLMRKIHSGAKPDVSRCKLPRISRRGCRVPIKKSSAWLLYRSRVHFRRTLNLEDQKRAARSFRIALVALNAIPTDDMHRKIRLEFLVFSVILLLCLILNSGAEAQLNFSTGWGKRSQRLEWNAVRPECPSQARPSFEQLLNVYHLIQMEARKMLECRKPNE